In Nocardia asteroides, the following proteins share a genomic window:
- the nuoL gene encoding NADH-quinone oxidoreductase subunit L, which yields MGTATLWLLPTLPLAGAIVLLLLGRFADRWGAYLGTFAALASFVVAAVAFVGMLGRADADRAIHRELFEWVVAGDLQVGFSLQLDQLSICFALLITGVGSLIHLYSIGYMSHDPDRRRFFGYLNLFLAAMLILVLADNFLVLYLGWEGVGLASYLLIGFWYQKPSAATAAKKAFIVNRVGDMGLAIAMMTMFATFGSFDFRTVFAAAPGASEGTLTAIGLLLLLAACGKSAQVPLQSWLGDAMEGPTPVSALIHAATMVTAGVYLIARSNPIYDLAPDARTAVLAVGAVTLLFGAIVGCAKDDIKKALAASTMSQIGYMILAVGLGPAGYAVAIMHLLTHGFFKAGLFLGAGSVMHAMDDETDMRRYGGLRTLLPITFVTFGLGYLAIIGVPPFSGFFSKDKIIEAAFDHGGTTGIVLGVVTLLGAALTAFYMTRVMLMTFFGERRWKPDTHPHEAPRIMTGPMIVLAFGSVFAGGLFVWGSALQNWLAPVVGSHHGEPVVPAGVVTGLALTSVAIGVAVAYRKYAESPVPETAPDQVTVFTTAARKDLYGDAINEAAFERPGRHLTRALVFLDARGVDGVVNGTAAAIGGLSARIRRVQTGFVRSYALSMFTGAALVAAALLAVRFW from the coding sequence ATGGGCACCGCAACGTTGTGGCTGCTGCCCACGCTCCCGCTCGCCGGCGCGATCGTGTTGCTCCTGCTGGGCCGGTTCGCCGACCGGTGGGGCGCCTACCTGGGGACCTTCGCCGCGCTGGCCTCGTTCGTCGTCGCCGCTGTCGCCTTCGTCGGCATGCTCGGCCGCGCCGACGCCGACCGCGCGATCCACCGGGAACTGTTCGAATGGGTGGTCGCCGGTGATCTGCAGGTGGGTTTCTCGCTGCAGCTCGATCAGCTCTCGATCTGCTTCGCCCTGCTCATCACCGGTGTCGGCTCGCTGATCCACCTGTACTCGATCGGCTATATGAGCCACGACCCGGACAGGCGCCGTTTCTTCGGCTACCTCAACCTGTTCCTGGCCGCCATGCTGATCCTGGTGCTGGCCGACAACTTCCTGGTCCTCTATCTCGGCTGGGAAGGCGTCGGTCTGGCCTCCTACCTGCTGATCGGGTTCTGGTACCAGAAGCCCTCCGCGGCGACGGCGGCCAAGAAGGCGTTCATCGTCAACCGGGTCGGTGACATGGGCCTGGCGATCGCCATGATGACGATGTTCGCCACGTTCGGCTCGTTCGACTTCCGCACGGTCTTCGCCGCGGCACCGGGCGCGAGCGAGGGCACGCTCACCGCGATCGGCCTGCTGCTGTTGCTCGCCGCCTGCGGCAAATCGGCGCAGGTGCCGCTGCAGTCCTGGCTCGGTGACGCCATGGAAGGCCCCACCCCGGTCTCGGCGCTCATCCACGCCGCCACCATGGTCACCGCCGGTGTCTACCTGATCGCGCGCTCGAACCCGATCTACGACCTCGCGCCCGACGCGCGCACCGCGGTCCTGGCCGTCGGCGCGGTGACATTGCTGTTCGGCGCGATCGTCGGCTGCGCCAAGGACGACATCAAGAAGGCACTGGCCGCGTCGACGATGAGCCAGATCGGGTACATGATCCTGGCCGTGGGCCTGGGCCCGGCCGGATACGCGGTCGCCATCATGCACCTGCTCACGCACGGCTTCTTCAAGGCCGGGCTGTTCCTGGGCGCGGGCTCGGTCATGCACGCCATGGACGACGAGACCGATATGCGCCGCTACGGCGGATTGCGCACGCTCCTGCCGATCACGTTCGTCACCTTCGGCCTCGGCTATCTGGCCATCATCGGGGTGCCGCCGTTCTCCGGGTTCTTCTCCAAGGACAAGATCATCGAAGCCGCCTTCGACCACGGCGGCACGACCGGGATCGTGCTCGGCGTGGTCACCCTCCTCGGCGCCGCGCTCACCGCCTTCTACATGACCCGCGTCATGCTGATGACGTTCTTCGGCGAACGCCGTTGGAAGCCCGACACCCACCCGCACGAAGCGCCCCGGATCATGACCGGACCGATGATCGTGCTCGCGTTCGGCTCGGTCTTCGCCGGTGGCCTGTTCGTGTGGGGTTCGGCGCTGCAGAACTGGCTCGCCCCCGTCGTCGGCTCCCATCACGGTGAACCGGTGGTGCCCGCCGGTGTGGTGACGGGGCTGGCGCTGACCAGCGTCGCGATCGGTGTCGCCGTCGCCTACCGCAAGTACGCCGAAAGCCCGGTGCCCGAGACCGCGCCCGACCAGGTCACGGTGTTCACGACCGCGGCCCGCAAGGACCTCTACGGCGACGCGATCAACGAGGCCGCCTTCGAGCGTCCCGGCCGGCATCTCACCCGCGCCCTGGTGTTCCTCGACGCGCGCGGTGTCGACGGCGTCGTCAACGGGACGGCCGCCGCGATCGGTGGGCTCTCGGCGCGGATCCGGCGGGTGCAGACCGGTTTCGTCCGCTCCTACGCCCTGTCCATGTTCACCGGCGCGGCCCTGGTGGCCGCTGCCCTGCTGGCGGTGAGGTTCTGGTGA
- the nuoK gene encoding NADH-quinone oxidoreductase subunit NuoK: MNPQNYLFLSALLFTIGAAGVLLRRNAIVVFMCIELMLNAVNLAFVTFARLHSNLDGQVIAFFTMVVAAAEVVVGLAIIMTIFRARRSTSVDDASLLKF, encoded by the coding sequence GTGAACCCCCAGAACTACCTGTTCCTGTCTGCGCTGCTGTTCACCATCGGCGCGGCGGGAGTGCTGTTGCGCCGCAACGCCATCGTGGTGTTCATGTGCATCGAGCTGATGCTCAACGCGGTGAACCTGGCCTTCGTCACCTTCGCCCGGCTGCACAGTAACCTCGACGGCCAGGTGATCGCGTTCTTCACCATGGTCGTCGCCGCCGCCGAGGTCGTCGTCGGCCTGGCGATCATCATGACGATCTTCCGTGCCCGCCGGTCGACCTCGGTCGACGACGCCAGCCTGCTGAAGTTCTGA
- a CDS encoding NADH-quinone oxidoreductase subunit J, with translation MTTAVLAAEIAATSTGEAVLFWVLAPIAVLGALGMVTAAKAVHSALCLAATMIALAVFYIAQGALFLGVVQIVVYTGAVMMLFLFVLMLVGVDSAESLRETLRGQRIAAAVVGVGFGFLLIGGISAALRDSGTSFPARGFGGRDVIAELAELIFLRYVWAFELTGALLITATIGAMVLAHREQFTPRRGQREMSRDRFRTAGERATPQPTPGVYARHNAVDSPAQLPDGSFAELSVSTILRHRRTRAHTEAAALSVGAGSDVTPTADEEGNR, from the coding sequence ATGACCACTGCCGTCCTGGCCGCCGAGATCGCGGCCACCTCCACCGGCGAGGCGGTGCTGTTCTGGGTCCTCGCCCCGATCGCGGTGCTCGGCGCACTGGGCATGGTGACCGCCGCGAAGGCCGTGCACTCGGCGCTGTGCCTGGCCGCCACCATGATCGCGCTCGCCGTGTTCTACATCGCCCAGGGCGCGCTGTTCCTCGGCGTCGTGCAGATCGTGGTCTACACCGGCGCGGTGATGATGCTGTTCCTGTTCGTGCTGATGCTCGTCGGCGTCGACTCGGCCGAATCGCTGCGCGAGACCCTGCGCGGGCAGCGGATCGCCGCCGCGGTGGTCGGCGTCGGATTCGGGTTCCTGCTGATCGGCGGCATCAGCGCCGCGCTGCGTGACAGCGGAACCAGCTTTCCCGCACGCGGTTTCGGTGGTCGCGACGTCATCGCCGAGCTGGCCGAGCTGATCTTCCTGCGCTACGTGTGGGCCTTCGAACTCACCGGGGCGCTGCTGATCACCGCCACCATCGGCGCGATGGTGCTCGCCCACCGCGAGCAGTTCACGCCGCGGCGCGGTCAGCGGGAGATGTCGCGTGACCGTTTCCGCACCGCGGGCGAACGCGCCACCCCGCAACCGACTCCGGGCGTCTACGCCAGGCACAACGCGGTCGACAGCCCCGCCCAGCTCCCCGACGGCAGCTTCGCCGAACTGTCGGTGAGCACGATCCTGCGTCACCGCCGCACCCGCGCCCACACCGAAGCCGCCGCGCTCTCGGTCGGCGCGGGCAGCGACGTCACCCCGACGGCCGACGAGGAAGGCAACCGGTGA
- the nuoH gene encoding NADH-quinone oxidoreductase subunit NuoH yields MSDPVLLLAADAAPVFGTDPLWLVVLKALGVFVYLMLVPLIAVLAERKVVARMQMRLGPNRVGPGGIFQSIADGVKMALKEDIVPAIVDKPIFVLAPIISVIPAFMAFAVIPFGPEVSIFGQTTALQLTDMPVGVLYILAITSIGVYGIVLAGWSSGSTYPLLGGLRSTAQVISYEIAMALTFATVFLLSGTMATSGIVSAQEGTWYVFLLLPSFLIYCVAMVGETNRAPFDLPEAEGELVGGFHTEYSSLKFAMFMLAEYVNMATVSALATTLFLGGWRAPFPINLWEGANSGWWPLLWFTLKVWTFLFVFVWLRGTLPRLRYDQFMNLGWKLLIPTSLVWVMIVAGARVLDIEGIPGQTAILVTVGILITAWMIWTFLRAGRAEGLPPLPEAPAKSPVFLGFPTPPMPPRPAGEKAELGLFEPLAGFAVTAATMFKKPNTESYPEQKVPTAPRYHGRHQLNRYDDGLEKCIGCELCAWACPADAIFVEGADNTEDERFSPGERYGRVYQINYLRCIGCGLCIEACPTRALTMTNEYELTDDNRADLIYEKDRLLAPLQDGMTAPPHAMAPGTDEADYYLGRVRPTTSEEVLR; encoded by the coding sequence ATGAGTGATCCCGTGCTGCTCCTCGCGGCCGACGCCGCACCGGTTTTCGGCACCGACCCGCTGTGGCTGGTGGTGCTCAAAGCGCTCGGCGTGTTCGTGTACCTGATGCTGGTGCCGCTGATCGCGGTGCTCGCCGAACGCAAGGTCGTCGCCCGCATGCAGATGCGGCTCGGCCCCAACCGGGTCGGTCCCGGCGGCATCTTCCAGTCCATCGCCGACGGCGTGAAGATGGCGCTCAAGGAAGACATCGTCCCGGCCATCGTGGACAAACCGATCTTCGTGCTCGCCCCGATCATCTCGGTCATCCCGGCGTTCATGGCCTTCGCGGTGATCCCCTTCGGGCCCGAAGTCTCGATCTTCGGGCAGACCACCGCGCTGCAACTCACCGACATGCCCGTCGGGGTGCTCTACATCCTGGCCATCACCTCCATCGGCGTGTACGGCATCGTGCTGGCCGGCTGGTCGTCGGGCTCGACGTATCCGCTGCTGGGCGGCCTGCGTTCGACCGCGCAGGTGATCTCCTACGAGATCGCCATGGCGCTGACCTTCGCGACGGTGTTCCTGTTGTCGGGGACCATGGCCACCTCCGGGATCGTGTCCGCGCAGGAAGGCACCTGGTACGTCTTCCTGCTGCTGCCCTCGTTCCTGATCTACTGCGTGGCGATGGTCGGTGAGACCAACCGGGCACCGTTCGATCTACCCGAAGCCGAAGGCGAACTCGTCGGCGGCTTCCACACCGAGTACTCCTCGCTCAAGTTCGCGATGTTCATGCTCGCCGAGTACGTCAACATGGCCACGGTGTCCGCGCTGGCGACGACGCTGTTCCTGGGCGGGTGGCGGGCGCCGTTCCCGATCAACCTGTGGGAGGGCGCCAACTCGGGCTGGTGGCCGCTGCTGTGGTTCACCCTCAAGGTGTGGACGTTCCTGTTCGTGTTCGTCTGGTTGCGCGGCACGCTGCCCCGCCTGCGCTACGACCAGTTCATGAACCTGGGCTGGAAACTGCTCATCCCGACCTCCCTGGTGTGGGTGATGATCGTCGCGGGCGCACGGGTCCTCGACATCGAGGGGATTCCCGGCCAGACCGCGATCCTGGTGACCGTCGGCATCCTGATCACCGCGTGGATGATCTGGACGTTCCTGCGGGCGGGCCGCGCCGAAGGCCTGCCGCCACTGCCCGAGGCACCCGCGAAATCGCCGGTGTTCCTCGGCTTCCCGACCCCGCCGATGCCGCCGCGCCCCGCCGGTGAGAAGGCCGAGCTCGGCCTGTTCGAACCGCTCGCCGGATTCGCCGTCACCGCCGCGACGATGTTCAAGAAACCCAACACCGAGTCCTATCCCGAGCAGAAGGTGCCGACCGCGCCGCGCTACCACGGCCGCCACCAGCTCAACCGGTACGACGACGGTCTGGAGAAGTGCATCGGCTGCGAACTGTGCGCCTGGGCCTGCCCGGCCGACGCCATCTTCGTCGAGGGCGCGGACAACACCGAGGACGAACGCTTCTCCCCCGGTGAACGGTACGGCCGGGTCTACCAGATCAACTACCTGCGCTGCATCGGCTGTGGGCTGTGCATCGAGGCGTGCCCGACCCGCGCGCTCACGATGACCAACGAGTACGAGCTCACCGACGACAACCGCGCCGACCTCATCTACGAGAAGGACCGCCTCCTCGCCCCGCTGCAGGACGGCATGACCGCCCCGCCGCACGCGATGGCACCCGGCACCGACGAGGCCGACTACTACCTGGGCCGGGTCCGTCCCACCACGTCGGAAGAGGTGCTGCGATGA
- a CDS encoding NADH-quinone oxidoreductase subunit G, with amino-acid sequence MTAIAPGNSSGVVPADLVSVTIDDTTVQVPAGTLLIRAAELVGVQIPRFCDHPLLDPVGACRQCLVEVEGQRKPVASCTIPVTDGMIVRTQLSSPVAEKAQRGVMELLLINHPLDCPVCDKGGECPLQNQAMSTGSAESRFDGEKRTYPKPIPLSSAVLLDRERCVLCARCTRFSQQVAGDPFIELMDRGALQQVGIAQAEPLDSYFSGNTVQICPVGALTGTSYRFRARPFDLVSTPSVCEHCASGCAQRTDHRRGKVLRRLAGDDPQVNEEWNCDKGRWAFTYATERDRLTTPLVRGWDGVLAPSSWPEALAAAATGLRAAVGNAGVLVGGRVTEEDAYAYSKFARMVLATNDIDFRSRVHSEEEERFLAARIAGRGVRVDYAALSAAPVVLLVGFEPEEESPIVYLRLRKAARTRGLRVVSLAPFASRGLERMSGALIQTPPCGEADVIDAILGESSADAAELMDLLRSPGAVVLAGERLAGSPGALSAVVRLTDSTGAALAWVPRRAGERGALEAGALPGLLPGGRPVVDPAARQQVRHRWQADELPVTLGRDTAGILASAAQLGALVIGGVDPDDMPDPAAALAAIDAARFVVSLELRHSAVTERADVVFPVAPVMEKSGTFRTWEGRPRPFAAAPLDTTRRVAAPLSDLRVLHSLAAEMGVPINLPDTATARTELDLLGGWNGAPIAAPELSSQTRHAPGPGTAVLAGWRMLLDAGRMQDGEPNLAGVARPPVARLSAATAAEIEADDADHVIVYTDRGEITLPLMITDLPDRVVWVPLHSPGSTVAAALGVTPGAVVRLRRADDRMKEHRHE; translated from the coding sequence ATGACCGCGATCGCACCCGGCAACAGCAGCGGCGTGGTACCCGCCGACCTGGTGAGCGTCACCATCGACGACACCACCGTCCAGGTGCCCGCCGGCACCCTGCTGATCCGCGCCGCCGAGCTCGTCGGCGTGCAGATCCCCCGCTTCTGCGACCACCCGCTGCTCGACCCGGTCGGGGCGTGCCGGCAATGCCTCGTCGAAGTGGAGGGACAGCGCAAACCCGTTGCCTCCTGCACCATTCCGGTCACCGACGGCATGATCGTGCGCACCCAGCTCAGCTCGCCGGTGGCCGAGAAGGCCCAGCGCGGCGTGATGGAACTGCTGCTGATCAACCATCCGCTGGACTGCCCGGTCTGCGACAAGGGCGGCGAATGCCCGCTGCAGAACCAGGCGATGTCCACCGGCAGCGCCGAATCCCGGTTCGACGGCGAGAAACGCACCTACCCCAAGCCGATCCCGCTGTCCTCGGCGGTGCTGCTGGACCGGGAACGCTGTGTGCTGTGCGCGCGCTGTACCCGGTTCTCCCAGCAGGTGGCCGGTGACCCGTTCATCGAACTGATGGATCGTGGTGCGCTGCAACAGGTCGGCATCGCCCAGGCCGAACCGCTCGACTCGTACTTCTCCGGCAACACCGTGCAGATCTGCCCGGTCGGCGCGCTCACCGGCACCTCCTACCGGTTCCGGGCGCGCCCGTTCGACCTGGTGTCCACCCCGAGCGTGTGCGAGCACTGCGCCTCCGGCTGCGCCCAGCGCACCGATCATCGGCGGGGCAAGGTGCTGCGTCGCCTGGCCGGTGACGACCCGCAGGTCAACGAGGAATGGAACTGCGACAAGGGCCGGTGGGCGTTCACCTACGCCACCGAACGCGACCGCCTGACCACCCCGTTGGTGCGCGGGTGGGACGGTGTCCTGGCACCGTCCTCCTGGCCCGAGGCGCTGGCCGCCGCCGCGACCGGACTGCGCGCCGCCGTCGGCAACGCCGGTGTGCTCGTCGGTGGCCGGGTCACCGAGGAAGACGCCTACGCCTACAGCAAGTTCGCGCGGATGGTGCTGGCCACCAACGACATCGACTTCCGCAGCCGGGTGCACTCGGAGGAGGAAGAACGGTTCCTCGCTGCCCGCATCGCCGGTCGAGGTGTGCGCGTCGACTACGCCGCGCTGTCCGCGGCGCCGGTCGTGCTGTTGGTGGGATTCGAACCGGAAGAGGAATCTCCCATCGTCTACCTGCGGCTGCGCAAGGCCGCCAGGACACGAGGGCTGCGAGTGGTGTCGCTGGCGCCGTTCGCCTCCCGCGGGCTCGAACGCATGTCGGGCGCCCTCATCCAGACTCCGCCCTGCGGGGAAGCCGACGTCATCGACGCGATCCTCGGCGAATCCTCCGCCGACGCCGCCGAACTCATGGACCTGCTGCGCAGCCCGGGCGCGGTCGTGCTCGCGGGCGAGCGCCTGGCGGGTAGTCCTGGCGCGTTGTCGGCGGTGGTCCGCCTGACCGACAGCACCGGCGCCGCGCTGGCCTGGGTGCCGCGACGCGCGGGCGAACGCGGCGCGCTGGAAGCCGGTGCGCTGCCCGGACTGCTGCCCGGCGGCAGGCCCGTGGTCGATCCCGCTGCGCGCCAGCAGGTCCGGCACCGCTGGCAGGCCGACGAGCTGCCCGTCACACTCGGCCGCGACACCGCCGGCATCCTGGCGAGCGCGGCCCAGCTGGGGGCGCTGGTGATCGGTGGCGTCGACCCCGACGACATGCCGGACCCGGCCGCGGCGCTGGCCGCCATCGACGCCGCCCGCTTCGTCGTCAGTCTCGAACTGCGGCACAGCGCCGTCACCGAGCGCGCCGACGTGGTCTTCCCCGTCGCGCCCGTGATGGAGAAATCGGGCACCTTCCGTACCTGGGAGGGCAGGCCGCGCCCGTTCGCCGCGGCCCCGCTCGACACCACCCGCCGCGTCGCCGCGCCCCTGTCCGACCTGCGGGTGCTGCATTCGCTGGCCGCCGAGATGGGGGTGCCGATCAACCTGCCCGACACCGCTACCGCCCGCACCGAACTCGACCTGCTCGGCGGCTGGAACGGCGCCCCGATCGCCGCCCCGGAACTGAGCAGCCAGACCCGGCACGCGCCCGGACCGGGCACCGCGGTGCTGGCCGGCTGGCGGATGCTGCTCGACGCGGGCCGCATGCAGGACGGTGAACCCAACCTCGCCGGGGTCGCCCGGCCGCCGGTGGCCCGGCTCTCGGCCGCGACCGCGGCCGAGATCGAGGCGGACGACGCCGACCACGTCATCGTCTATACCGACCGCGGCGAGATCACGCTGCCGCTGATGATCACCGACCTGCCCGACCGCGTCGTGTGGGTGCCGCTGCACTCGCCCGGTTCGACCGTCGCCGCCGCACTCGGTGTGACGCCCGGCGCCGTGGTGCGCCTGCGCCGCGCCGACGACAGGATGAAGGAACACCGTCATGAGTGA
- the nuoF gene encoding NADH-quinone oxidoreductase subunit NuoF, whose translation MTTLTPVLSAHWDRPRSWTLDSYHSTGGYDGLRAALRMSPDDVIQTVKDAGLRGRGGAGFPTGMKWSFIPQGPGPDGTTKPHYLVVNADESEPGTCKDIPLMLATPHTLIEGVIIAAYAIRAATAFIYVRGEVVPVLRRLQAAVAEAYAAGYLGRDILGTGFDLELIVHAGAGAYICGEETALLDSLEGRRGQPRLRPPFPAVAGLYACPTVVNNVESIASVPAILRNGTEWFRSMGSEKSPGFTLYSLSGHVARPGQYEAPLGITLRELLGYAGGVRAGRTLKFWTPGGSSTPLFTAEHLDVALDYEGVAAAGSMLGTKALQIFDDTTCVVRAVLRWTEFYAHESCGKCTPCREGTYWLVQLLRRLEAGQGTEADLGKLADIADNINGKSFCALGDGAASPIFSSLKYFRDEYLEHQRRGGCPFDPARATAWASAGKEDR comes from the coding sequence TTGACCACGCTGACCCCGGTTCTCAGCGCCCACTGGGACCGCCCCCGCTCCTGGACCCTCGACAGCTACCACAGCACCGGCGGCTACGACGGGCTGCGGGCCGCGCTGCGGATGTCACCCGACGACGTCATCCAGACGGTGAAAGACGCCGGACTGCGCGGCCGCGGCGGCGCCGGATTCCCGACCGGGATGAAATGGTCGTTCATCCCGCAGGGCCCCGGCCCCGACGGCACCACCAAGCCGCACTATCTCGTCGTCAACGCCGACGAATCCGAACCGGGGACCTGCAAAGACATCCCGTTGATGCTGGCCACCCCGCACACCCTGATCGAGGGCGTGATCATCGCCGCCTACGCCATCCGCGCGGCCACCGCGTTCATCTACGTGCGCGGTGAGGTGGTGCCCGTGCTGCGCCGCTTGCAGGCGGCCGTCGCCGAGGCGTACGCGGCCGGCTACCTGGGCCGCGACATCCTGGGCACCGGGTTCGACCTGGAACTCATCGTGCACGCCGGCGCGGGCGCCTACATCTGCGGCGAGGAGACCGCGCTGCTCGATTCCCTCGAAGGCAGGCGCGGACAGCCGCGGCTGCGGCCGCCGTTTCCCGCCGTCGCCGGGCTCTACGCCTGCCCGACGGTGGTCAACAATGTGGAGTCCATCGCCAGCGTGCCCGCGATCCTGCGTAACGGCACCGAGTGGTTCCGCTCCATGGGCAGCGAGAAGTCACCCGGGTTCACGCTGTACTCGCTGTCGGGGCACGTCGCCCGGCCCGGCCAGTACGAGGCGCCGCTGGGCATCACCCTGCGCGAACTGCTCGGCTACGCCGGTGGGGTGCGGGCGGGCCGCACACTCAAGTTCTGGACGCCGGGCGGATCCTCGACACCGTTGTTCACCGCCGAGCACCTCGATGTCGCCCTGGACTACGAGGGTGTCGCCGCCGCCGGCTCGATGCTGGGCACCAAGGCCCTGCAGATCTTCGACGACACCACCTGTGTCGTCCGGGCCGTGCTGCGCTGGACCGAGTTCTACGCCCACGAGTCCTGCGGCAAATGCACTCCGTGCCGGGAAGGCACCTACTGGCTCGTGCAGCTGCTGCGGCGGCTGGAAGCGGGGCAGGGCACCGAGGCCGATCTCGGCAAACTCGCCGACATCGCCGACAACATCAACGGCAAATCGTTCTGCGCGCTCGGTGACGGCGCGGCCAGCCCGATCTTCTCCTCGCTGAAGTACTTCCGCGACGAGTACCTCGAGCATCAGCGCCGCGGCGGCTGCCCGTTCGATCCGGCCCGCGCCACCGCGTGGGCCTCGGCAGGGAAAGAGGACCGATGA
- the nuoE gene encoding NADH-quinone oxidoreductase subunit NuoE: MTSEKPSGTAILLKLTSRPEPYPPHVRQRLEVDAKEIIARYPHPRSALLPLLHLVQAEEGCVTGTGIDFCADHLGLTGAEVTAVATFYSMYRRTPTGDYHVGVCTNTLCAVLGGDAIYEALQQHLGIGHGETTADGTVTLEHIECNAACDYAPVMMVNWEFFDNQTPDSARAITDALRAGHQVRPTRGAPLCTFRETARILAGFPDERPGALDGAPGPATLAGLRAAETTAAEDDSTGQGA; encoded by the coding sequence ATGACCAGCGAAAAGCCTTCCGGCACCGCGATCCTGCTGAAACTGACCAGCCGGCCAGAGCCGTACCCGCCGCATGTGCGGCAGCGGCTCGAAGTCGACGCCAAGGAGATCATCGCCCGGTACCCGCACCCGCGCTCGGCGCTGCTGCCGCTGCTGCATCTGGTGCAGGCCGAGGAGGGTTGCGTCACCGGGACCGGGATCGATTTCTGTGCCGACCATCTCGGTCTCACCGGTGCCGAGGTGACCGCGGTCGCCACCTTCTACTCGATGTACCGGCGCACCCCCACCGGCGACTACCACGTCGGCGTGTGCACCAACACCCTGTGCGCGGTCCTCGGGGGTGACGCCATCTATGAAGCGCTGCAACAGCATCTGGGCATCGGCCACGGTGAGACCACCGCCGACGGCACCGTCACCCTCGAACACATCGAGTGCAACGCCGCCTGCGACTACGCCCCGGTGATGATGGTGAACTGGGAATTCTTCGACAACCAGACCCCGGACTCGGCACGCGCGATCACCGACGCCCTGCGCGCGGGCCACCAGGTCCGCCCCACCCGGGGCGCGCCCCTGTGCACCTTCCGCGAGACGGCCCGCATCCTCGCCGGCTTCCCCGACGAACGCCCCGGCGCGCTCGACGGCGCACCCGGCCCGGCCACCCTCGCGGGCCTGCGCGCCGCTGAAACCACTGCGGCAGAGGATGATTCCACCGGACAGGGGGCCTGA
- the nuoD gene encoding NADH dehydrogenase (quinone) subunit D yields the protein MTDTDFRRDEPQVVTVAGQDWDQVSEVIEGGGEERIVVNMGPQHPSTHGVLRLILEIEGETVTEARCGIGYLHTGIEKNLEFRTWTQGVTFVTRMDYLSPFFNETAYCLGVEKLLDITDQIPERATVVRVMLMELNRISSHLVALATGGMELGALTPMLFGFRERELILDVFETITGLRMNHAYIRPGGLAQDLPDDGVTKVRELLEIMPGRLRDMEHLLTANPIWKKRTQDIGYLDLTGCMALGITGPVLRATGLPHDLRKSAPYCGYEDYEFDIPTTTGCDCYGRYLIRIAEMRESLKIVEQCLDKLRPGPVMVDDKKIAWPADLQLGPDGLGNSPRHIGKIMGTSMESLIHHFKLVTEGMRVPAGQVYAAVESPRGELGVHMVSDGSTRPYRVHYRDPSFTNLQAVAAMCEGGMVADVIASVASIDPVMGGVDR from the coding sequence ATGACCGACACCGATTTCCGCCGCGACGAACCGCAGGTCGTCACCGTCGCAGGCCAGGACTGGGACCAGGTCAGCGAAGTGATCGAGGGCGGCGGCGAAGAACGCATCGTCGTCAACATGGGACCGCAGCACCCCTCGACTCACGGGGTGCTGCGCCTCATTCTCGAGATCGAAGGCGAGACCGTCACCGAAGCCCGCTGCGGCATCGGCTACCTGCACACCGGCATCGAGAAGAACCTCGAGTTCCGCACCTGGACCCAGGGCGTCACCTTCGTGACCCGGATGGACTATCTGTCCCCGTTCTTCAACGAGACCGCCTACTGCCTCGGCGTGGAGAAACTGCTCGACATCACCGACCAGATCCCCGAACGCGCCACCGTGGTCCGGGTCATGTTGATGGAGCTCAACCGCATCTCCTCGCACCTGGTGGCGCTGGCCACCGGCGGCATGGAGCTGGGCGCGCTCACGCCCATGCTGTTCGGTTTCCGGGAACGCGAACTGATCCTCGACGTCTTCGAGACCATCACCGGTCTGCGGATGAACCACGCCTACATCCGGCCCGGCGGTCTGGCCCAGGATCTGCCCGACGACGGCGTCACCAAGGTCAGGGAACTGCTCGAGATCATGCCGGGCCGGTTGCGCGACATGGAGCATCTGCTCACCGCCAACCCGATCTGGAAGAAGCGCACCCAGGACATCGGCTATCTCGACCTCACCGGCTGCATGGCGCTGGGCATCACCGGTCCCGTACTGCGCGCCACCGGCCTGCCGCACGATCTGCGCAAATCCGCGCCGTACTGCGGATACGAGGACTACGAGTTCGACATCCCCACCACCACCGGCTGCGACTGCTACGGCCGCTATCTGATCCGGATCGCCGAGATGCGCGAGTCGCTCAAGATCGTCGAACAGTGCCTGGACAAGCTGCGTCCCGGCCCGGTCATGGTCGACGACAAGAAGATCGCGTGGCCGGCCGACCTGCAGCTGGGCCCGGACGGGCTCGGCAATTCACCGCGGCACATCGGCAAGATCATGGGCACCTCCATGGAATCGCTGATCCACCATTTCAAGCTCGTCACCGAGGGCATGCGGGTGCCCGCGGGCCAGGTGTACGCGGCGGTGGAGTCGCCGCGCGGCGAACTCGGCGTGCACATGGTCAGCGACGGCAGCACCCGCCCGTACCGGGTGCACTACCGCGACCCCTCGTTCACCAACCTGCAAGCGGTGGCCGCGATGTGCGAGGGCGGCATGGTCGCCGACGTCATCGCCTCGGTCGCCAGCATCGACCCCGTGATGGGCGGAGTGGACCGATGA